One Deltaproteobacteria bacterium DNA segment encodes these proteins:
- a CDS encoding aldehyde:ferredoxin oxidoreductase yields the protein MSKLYGYAGIRLRVDLSDGKIRKEEISASYARKWMGGRGFNMEVLAREVPVDADPRGPENLLVFGVGPITGTGFPGSRINVSGKSPHTGFLGDSNAGGHFGAEMKFAGYDQIVIEGKAERPVWLRIVDGGVEIRDASHLWHLDTWETQAAIQRECRDHMVQVACCGTGAVNGVSFGCVMTNNARAMARTGMGTLMASKNLKAVALTGTGGVQVSDPEKFQSLVHYVFRALYHHPNFQERGVTGTTNLIRLCNDAGILPTRHFQTGIFEHWLEVSGETVAAKYNVKRKACFGCINPCSRFYLVPEGFDGRELKGEGPEYETLAGFTARVGNPDLKVALKCAELVNRAGIDSITASEVISWAQEMYQLGFIRPADCDGLDLSWGNSRAVYELLLKIIRNEGFGAVLSQGVVHAAETLGFGRELCMEAKNLEIFQADVRGLKAYGLGNAVASRGADHQRADPFFELSGRVEEARERFGSENCALMLPWEGKGKMVPWFEEMCALADSLSFCKIIGVSMEVIREAVARDLFRFSTGFDVDIEEVLRIGERINNLERTILVRYGLSRKDDILPGRFTDEPLPEDSNLAASGVFENRELLSEYYSFRGWDPDTGWPTEKKLQELGLDFMVQDLKKRGIRLKSDYPTFDGDLHGTTSLRWSSLSVELGPGSEYMNRFPVKKKEEGRDEAMDRVEKIPKRLVIDPALCTGCRACEMACSYVHEKVYSPSLSRIRVVKLEEAGVDRPIICLRCAKAPCKTACPEEAILQDPLTRVVRVMEERCVGCGLCTEACVNGVLQLHPREGYPLMCDLCGGDPDCVKKCPTGALTFVEGTNHAAKKTREEIGRMTEKQLRRKWSREGTRPVDTPMRPPDPETGEPIEPPEIYGSDPPPPFGRKERREKTLSD from the coding sequence ATGAGCAAACTTTATGGTTATGCCGGAATTCGCCTGCGGGTCGATCTGAGTGACGGAAAGATCCGCAAGGAGGAGATCTCCGCTTCCTACGCCCGGAAATGGATGGGTGGAAGGGGATTCAACATGGAGGTCCTCGCCCGCGAGGTTCCGGTGGATGCCGATCCCCGGGGACCGGAGAACCTCCTCGTGTTCGGAGTAGGTCCCATAACGGGGACAGGCTTTCCCGGTTCCAGGATCAATGTATCCGGGAAGTCCCCCCACACGGGATTCCTTGGGGACTCGAACGCCGGGGGACACTTCGGGGCGGAGATGAAGTTCGCGGGGTACGACCAGATCGTGATCGAGGGCAAGGCCGAGCGGCCGGTCTGGTTGAGGATCGTGGACGGCGGGGTAGAGATCCGGGATGCTTCCCACCTGTGGCATCTGGACACTTGGGAGACCCAGGCGGCCATCCAAAGGGAATGTCGCGATCACATGGTTCAGGTCGCCTGCTGCGGCACGGGGGCGGTGAACGGTGTCTCCTTCGGGTGCGTCATGACCAACAACGCGAGGGCCATGGCACGTACGGGGATGGGAACGCTTATGGCTTCAAAGAATCTCAAGGCCGTCGCCCTGACGGGGACAGGTGGAGTGCAGGTTTCGGACCCGGAGAAATTCCAATCCCTGGTCCATTACGTATTCAGGGCCCTCTACCACCACCCCAATTTCCAGGAAAGGGGTGTTACCGGTACGACCAACTTGATTCGGCTCTGCAACGATGCGGGAATTTTGCCGACCCGCCACTTCCAGACCGGGATTTTCGAGCACTGGCTGGAGGTGTCCGGAGAAACGGTGGCTGCAAAGTACAATGTGAAGCGGAAGGCCTGTTTCGGTTGCATCAATCCCTGCAGCCGCTTTTACCTGGTGCCGGAAGGTTTTGACGGCCGGGAATTGAAAGGGGAAGGTCCGGAATACGAGACCCTCGCCGGATTTACCGCCAGAGTAGGCAATCCGGACCTCAAGGTAGCCCTCAAATGCGCAGAACTTGTCAATCGGGCCGGGATCGACTCCATTACCGCCTCGGAGGTGATTTCCTGGGCCCAGGAGATGTACCAGCTCGGTTTTATCAGGCCTGCGGACTGTGACGGCCTGGATCTCTCCTGGGGGAATTCCCGGGCCGTCTATGAATTGCTGCTCAAGATCATCCGGAACGAGGGATTCGGCGCCGTACTTTCCCAAGGCGTGGTTCATGCCGCGGAAACCCTGGGTTTCGGAAGGGAACTCTGTATGGAGGCAAAAAACCTTGAGATATTCCAGGCGGATGTGAGGGGACTTAAGGCCTATGGTCTCGGGAATGCCGTGGCATCGAGGGGGGCGGATCATCAGAGGGCCGATCCCTTCTTCGAACTCTCGGGGAGGGTGGAGGAGGCCCGGGAAAGATTCGGCTCGGAGAACTGCGCGCTGATGCTCCCGTGGGAAGGAAAGGGGAAAATGGTGCCCTGGTTCGAGGAGATGTGCGCCCTGGCGGATTCCCTCAGTTTTTGCAAGATCATCGGGGTCTCCATGGAGGTGATCCGAGAGGCCGTGGCACGGGATTTGTTCAGGTTCTCAACCGGGTTCGACGTGGATATCGAGGAAGTCCTCCGGATCGGGGAGAGGATCAACAACCTGGAACGCACGATCCTGGTGCGCTATGGCCTTTCCAGGAAGGACGACATCCTTCCCGGGAGGTTCACCGACGAACCCCTGCCCGAGGATTCAAATCTGGCGGCCAGCGGGGTTTTTGAGAACCGGGAACTCCTCTCGGAGTATTACTCCTTTAGGGGCTGGGACCCGGATACGGGGTGGCCCACCGAGAAGAAGCTTCAGGAATTGGGCCTGGATTTCATGGTTCAGGACCTGAAGAAGCGAGGAATTCGGCTCAAATCCGACTACCCGACGTTCGATGGGGACCTCCACGGGACCACATCCCTGAGGTGGTCGTCCCTTTCGGTGGAGCTCGGTCCCGGATCGGAATACATGAATCGCTTCCCGGTCAAGAAAAAAGAAGAGGGGAGAGATGAAGCCATGGACAGGGTTGAAAAAATCCCGAAGCGGCTCGTTATCGACCCCGCTCTTTGTACGGGATGCCGGGCATGCGAGATGGCCTGTTCCTATGTCCACGAGAAGGTCTATTCTCCGTCCCTGTCCCGGATCCGGGTAGTGAAACTGGAGGAGGCCGGGGTGGACAGGCCCATCATATGTCTGCGGTGCGCAAAGGCCCCCTGCAAGACCGCGTGCCCGGAGGAGGCGATCCTGCAGGATCCCCTCACCCGTGTCGTGAGGGTGATGGAAGAGCGGTGCGTGGGCTGCGGCTTGTGCACGGAGGCCTGCGTCAATGGCGTCCTTCAACTCCATCCCCGGGAGGGTTATCCCCTGATGTGCGACCTTTGCGGGGGAGACCCGGATTGCGTGAAGAAATGCCCAACAGGGGCGCTGACTTTCGTGGAAGGGACCAATCACGCCGCGAAGAAAACACGGGAGGAGATCGGGCGGATGACGGAAAAACAATTGCGGCGTAAGTGGAGCCGGGAAGGAACCCGTCCGGTCGATACCCCCATGCGCCCCCCCGATCCGGAGACCGGAGAGCCCATTGAGCCCCCTGAGATCTACGGGAGCGATCCGCCACCCCCCTTCGGCAGGAAGGAGAGGAGGGAGAAAACCCTCTCAGACTAA
- a CDS encoding branched-chain amino acid ABC transporter permease: protein MFWQQFTNWINLGAMYALLAIGYTMVYGIIKLINFAHGEIFMCGAFFSWWMMSSLSLPFPVAALAGIVLASFLGIGIERVAYRPLRQAPRFAVVISVLGMSIFLQNMARIIWGAEFQVYDVDFGLPPLVVGGVIIPFKKIFILATSFTLMVALGLFVKKTSLGKAMRATAADREAAEMMGINSNGVIVLNFAIGSALGAVAGILFAVNYNSIDPYMGFNAGMKAFAAAVMGGIGNIYGAMFGGILLGIFEGVGAAYVSSMYRDAFAFGVLILTLVLRPQGLLGEGGRNE, encoded by the coding sequence TTGTTCTGGCAGCAGTTCACCAACTGGATCAACCTGGGAGCCATGTATGCCCTGCTGGCTATCGGGTATACCATGGTGTACGGGATCATCAAGTTGATCAATTTCGCCCACGGCGAAATATTCATGTGCGGCGCCTTTTTCTCCTGGTGGATGATGTCCTCCCTTTCCCTGCCCTTTCCGGTGGCCGCCCTGGCAGGTATCGTCCTGGCCTCTTTTCTCGGCATCGGTATTGAGCGGGTGGCATATCGCCCCTTGAGGCAGGCTCCGCGGTTCGCGGTGGTCATCAGTGTCCTCGGGATGTCTATTTTTCTTCAGAATATGGCGAGGATCATCTGGGGTGCCGAGTTCCAGGTCTATGACGTGGATTTCGGACTCCCCCCCCTCGTTGTTGGCGGGGTGATAATCCCTTTCAAGAAGATCTTCATCCTGGCCACATCCTTCACCCTCATGGTGGCCCTGGGGCTTTTCGTCAAGAAGACCTCCCTGGGAAAGGCCATGCGGGCTACCGCCGCCGACCGGGAAGCGGCGGAGATGATGGGGATCAATTCCAATGGGGTGATCGTACTCAACTTCGCCATCGGGTCGGCTCTGGGGGCGGTGGCGGGGATTCTTTTCGCCGTCAATTACAACAGCATCGATCCCTACATGGGTTTCAACGCCGGGATGAAGGCCTTTGCCGCGGCCGTCATGGGAGGGATCGGGAACATTTACGGGGCCATGTTCGGGGGGATCCTCCTCGGGATTTTCGAGGGTGTGGGCGCGGCCTACGTATCCTCTATGTATCGGGACGCCTTCGCTTTCGGTGTGTTGATCCTGACCCTGGTCCTCAGGCCCCAGGGCCTGCTGGGGGAGGGAGGCAGAAATGAATGA